In Heptranchias perlo isolate sHepPer1 chromosome 7, sHepPer1.hap1, whole genome shotgun sequence, a genomic segment contains:
- the LOC137323519 gene encoding galectin-8-like — translation MNILKLHHPIVPCTAKFDEELREESIVVIKAKLTDDPLRFDVNFQRGDHPDADILFHFNPRFKEELEKVIFNSRGPDGWGFQGEKYEKIASRDSPFKLVFMVWNNSFQVSVNGRHILDYPHRLEDWKPDTVIVFGDIQVESIDVLKL, via the exons ATGAATATACTAAAGCTTCACCACCCG ATTGTTCCTTGTACTGCAAAATTTGATGAAGAATTACGTGAAGAGTCAATAGTAGTTATTAAAGCAAAGTTGACTGATGATCCTCTCAG ATTCGATGTTAATTTTCAGAGGGGCGACCATCCTGATGCAGACATTTTATTCCATTTCAATCCCCGTTTTAAAGAGGAACTCGAAAAAGTTATCTTTAATTCTCGGGGACCCGATGGCTGGGGATTCCAGGGTGAGAAGTATGAAAAAATTGCTTCCAGAGATTCTCCATTTAAGCTGGTATTTATGGTGTGGAACAACTCTTTCCAG GTGTCCGTGAATGGTAGACACATCCTTGACTATCCACACCGATTAGAAGATTGGAAGCCTGATACTGTCATAGTTTTTGGAGATATACAAGTAGAAAGTATTGATGTTCTCAAACTTTGA